One Onthophagus taurus isolate NC chromosome 11, IU_Otau_3.0, whole genome shotgun sequence genomic window carries:
- the LOC111423744 gene encoding FMRFamide neuropeptides encodes MLSHLSLCSILFFLLSTIFNAESKESYVSGRNDDRQMDSRSSRDSDRNIRRVLDNNSIRFGRRSDLPPLFNRYQYDDDEDDDIQTRTQRAGLNHLRFGKSGNNNFLRFGRNQNDTSGVDSRIQRGGNSNFFRFGRRFNDNHMRFGRTDNYMRFGRGQNFMRFGRTLSTKRSDNKRPTDNFMRFGRDYEDGDENEEEIKNDLSDDLRLAAFLNGIACKTENSNETQ; translated from the coding sequence ATGCTTTCACATCTCTCACTTTGTTCGATACTTTTCTTCCTTCTCTCAACAATTTTCAACGCTGAATCGAAAGAGTCGTACGTAAGTGGAAGAAACGATGATCGTCAAATGGATAGTAGATCGTCAAGAGATTCCGATCGTAACATCCGCCGCGTTTTGGATAACAACAGCATCCGATTTGGAAGAAGAAGCGATTTACCACCTTTATTCAATCGTTATCAATACGACGACGACGAAGACGACGACATTCAAACAAGAACTCAAAGAGCTGGTTTAAATCACCTTCGTTTTGGAAAATccggaaataataatttcttacgATTCGGACGTAATCAAAATGACACATCCGGAGTTGATTCTAGAATTCAAAGAGGaggtaattcaaatttcttTCGATTTGGACGTCGTTTTAACGATAATCACATGAGATTTGGAAGAACCGATAATTACATGAGATTCGGGAGAGGTCAAAATTTTATGCGATTTGGAAGAACTTTAAGTACTAAAAGATCCGATAATAAACGACCTACCGATAACTTTATGAGATTTGGCCGAGATTATGAAGACGGCGACGAAAACgaagaagaaatcaaaaatgatttaagcGACGATTTACGTTTAGCCGCTTTCTTAAATGGAATCGCTTGTAAGACGGAAAATTCCAACGAAACACAGTAA